Proteins from one Xenorhabdus griffiniae genomic window:
- the nudC gene encoding NAD(+) diphosphatase → MQQKLTGGEQGWWIVSLENRVWLPQGELPLGTASQWSLQGHMAKPIGEWLGETVWLVRHKMASDMSSPRLIADRDAKLFQLVGRGVQLAEFYRSHHYCGYCGHEMQHSQHEWACLCNHCHEHYYPQIAPSIIVGIRRDDHILLAQHQRHRNGIHTVLAGFVEVGETLEEAVHREVMEESGIKIRNLRYVASQPWPFPNSLMVGFLADYESGEINIDPVELISADWHRYDHLPLIPPPDTIARRLIEDTVALCRHQ, encoded by the coding sequence ATGCAACAAAAACTGACAGGTGGAGAACAAGGCTGGTGGATTGTCAGTCTCGAAAATCGCGTTTGGCTCCCGCAAGGAGAGTTACCTTTAGGTACGGCCAGTCAATGGTCCTTACAAGGCCATATGGCAAAACCGATTGGTGAGTGGTTGGGGGAAACGGTCTGGCTGGTGCGTCATAAAATGGCTTCAGATATGTCCTCTCCCCGTTTAATTGCTGATCGGGATGCTAAGTTATTTCAGTTGGTTGGGCGCGGTGTTCAACTGGCTGAATTTTATCGTTCACATCATTATTGTGGTTACTGTGGTCATGAGATGCAGCATAGTCAGCATGAATGGGCCTGTTTGTGCAACCACTGCCATGAACATTACTATCCACAAATTGCGCCCAGCATCATTGTCGGTATTCGCCGTGATGACCATATCTTGCTGGCACAACACCAGCGTCACCGTAATGGGATCCATACCGTGCTGGCCGGGTTTGTTGAAGTGGGGGAAACTCTGGAGGAAGCTGTGCATCGTGAAGTGATGGAAGAGAGCGGAATTAAGATCCGTAACTTGCGTTATGTCGCCTCCCAGCCGTGGCCTTTTCCAAATTCATTGATGGTGGGTTTTCTGGCCGATTATGAGAGCGGTGAAATCAATATTGATCCCGTCGAACTTATTAGTGCAGATTGGCACCGTTATGATCACCTTCCCTTGATTCCTCCCCCTGATACGATTGCCCGCCGTTTAATTGAAGATACAGTTGCGTTATGCCGACATCAATAA
- the hemE gene encoding uroporphyrinogen decarboxylase, with protein sequence MNELKNDRYLRALLRQPVDITPVWMMRQAGRYLPEYKATRQAAGDFISLCKNTELACEVTLQPLRRFPLDAAILFSDILTIPDAMGLGLYFETGEGPRFHSPIQNHADVEKLPVPDPELELGYVMDAVRAIRKALAGQVPLIGFSGSPWTLATYMVEGGSSKAFTKIKAMMYTEPATLHMLLDKLANSVILYLNAQIKAGAQSVMIFDTWGGVLSHRDYLAFSLQYMHKIVDGLIREHEGRRVPVTLFTKGGGQWLEAMAATGCDALGLDWTTNMADARRRVGDKVALQGNMDPSMLYAPPARIEEEVSTILQDFGVGSGHVFNLGHGIHQDVPPEHAGAFVEAVHRLSVKYHQ encoded by the coding sequence ATGAATGAGTTGAAAAACGACCGCTATCTGCGTGCCTTATTGCGTCAGCCCGTCGATATCACACCGGTATGGATGATGCGTCAGGCTGGTCGATATTTACCTGAATATAAAGCTACGCGTCAGGCGGCGGGAGATTTCATCTCGTTATGTAAAAACACCGAATTGGCTTGTGAAGTCACTCTCCAGCCCTTACGTCGCTTTCCGCTGGATGCAGCTATCCTGTTTTCTGATATTTTGACTATTCCTGATGCGATGGGATTAGGGCTGTATTTTGAAACTGGAGAAGGGCCACGTTTTCATTCTCCGATTCAGAATCATGCTGATGTAGAAAAATTGCCTGTGCCTGATCCCGAACTGGAGTTAGGCTATGTTATGGATGCCGTGCGGGCTATTCGTAAGGCATTGGCAGGGCAAGTCCCTTTGATCGGTTTTTCTGGTAGCCCGTGGACATTGGCCACTTATATGGTTGAAGGCGGTAGCAGCAAGGCTTTCACCAAAATTAAGGCCATGATGTATACAGAGCCTGCTACCTTGCATATGTTACTGGATAAATTGGCAAACAGCGTTATTCTATATCTGAATGCGCAAATAAAAGCCGGTGCTCAATCTGTCATGATTTTCGATACTTGGGGTGGGGTTTTGTCCCATCGCGATTATCTGGCGTTTTCCCTGCAATATATGCATAAAATTGTTGATGGTTTGATCCGCGAACATGAAGGACGTCGTGTGCCGGTTACCCTGTTTACCAAAGGGGGAGGGCAGTGGCTTGAAGCGATGGCGGCGACAGGATGTGATGCGCTGGGTTTGGATTGGACAACGAATATGGCTGATGCGCGTCGGCGTGTTGGAGATAAGGTCGCTTTGCAGGGTAATATGGATCCGTCCATGCTATATGCCCCGCCAGCGCGAATTGAAGAAGAAGTTTCGACAATTTTGCAGGATTTTGGTGTGGGTAGTGGGCATGTTTTCAATTTGGGGCACGGTATTCATCAGGATGTTCCGCCAGAGCACGCAGGTGCATTTGTCGAAGCTGTACATAGACTTTCAGTAAAATACCACCAATGA